A window of Hymenobacter aerilatus contains these coding sequences:
- a CDS encoding alpha-L-fucosidase, which produces MDSERDGCKLELATAPEGRGAIPFQPTWDSLVQYQTPEWFRDAKFGLWAHRGPQCQPERGDRYARGM; this is translated from the coding sequence TTGGATTCTGAGCGTGATGGGTGCAAACTGGAGCTGGCAACGGCGCCCGAGGGTAGGGGAGCAATTCCTTTTCAGCCTACCTGGGACTCGTTGGTCCAGTATCAGACACCCGAGTGGTTCCGTGACGCGAAGTTTGGCTTGTGGGCGCACAGGGGGCCACAGTGCCAACCCGAGCGCGGCGACAGGTATGCCCGCGGTATGTAA
- a CDS encoding Ppx/GppA phosphatase family protein, with translation MIRHRRLALIDMGTNTFHLLIVELPEASHAAPKTLLSTKAGVKLGEGGVSKGELQPAAMDRALHTLQGFKEEIELHQVTEVRATATSAVRVARNGREFVQRVFEETGIRVDVIDGAREAELIAYGIRQAVPLGTTRHLLMDIGGGSVEFIIADADTIFWKQSFEIGGQRLLDQFFRHDPLLPSDITDEQAYLAISLAPLTVAVQQYQPTVLVGSSGTFDTLADMHMARLGKPRLTSPPPATPLSPESFYESYHLFRTLDNAGRRALPGMLPMRADMIVVASVLIDYVLQTYGLTQIIASAYALKEGMLAEMLG, from the coding sequence GCGCCCAAAACGCTGCTCAGCACCAAAGCCGGCGTGAAACTGGGCGAAGGCGGGGTGAGCAAAGGCGAGCTGCAACCCGCCGCCATGGACCGGGCTCTGCACACGCTGCAAGGCTTCAAGGAAGAAATTGAGCTGCACCAAGTAACAGAAGTGCGCGCCACCGCCACCAGCGCTGTGCGGGTGGCCCGCAACGGCCGCGAGTTTGTGCAGCGCGTGTTTGAGGAAACAGGTATTCGGGTAGACGTAATTGACGGGGCCCGTGAGGCCGAGCTGATTGCCTACGGCATCCGGCAAGCCGTGCCATTGGGCACTACACGCCACTTGCTGATGGACATTGGCGGTGGCTCGGTAGAGTTTATTATTGCCGATGCCGACACGATTTTCTGGAAGCAGAGCTTCGAGATTGGTGGGCAACGGCTATTGGATCAGTTTTTTCGCCACGACCCGCTCCTACCCTCTGATATTACCGATGAGCAGGCCTACCTCGCTATTTCGCTAGCCCCCCTCACGGTGGCCGTGCAGCAGTACCAACCTACGGTGTTGGTGGGCTCATCAGGCACCTTCGATACGCTGGCCGATATGCACATGGCTCGTCTGGGTAAACCGCGCCTTACCTCACCGCCACCCGCTACCCCCCTTTCGCCAGAGAGCTTCTACGAAAGCTACCATCTTTTCCGCACACTCGACAACGCTGGCCGCCGCGCCCTACCCGGTATGCTGCCTATGCGCGCCGATATGATTGTGGTGGCCAGCGTCCTCATCGACTACGTATTGCAGACTTACGGTTTGACCCAGATTATTGCCTCTGCTTATGCTCTGAAGGAAGGCATGCTGGCGGAGATGTTGGGGTAG
- a CDS encoding Ldh family oxidoreductase encodes MTFSYNHLFAFTENVFRSMGCPEADATLATESLLAADLRGVDSHGVARLIGYVRLWEAGRINPTPRVGVTYETPSTAVVDGDGGLGLVVAPKAMEVAIEKARVAGTGWVSVRNSNHFGIAGYHAMKALAHDMIGLAMTNASPLVAPTHSLDRLLGTNPIAVAIPAAEQPDFVADFATTTAANGKLEILQRKNQPAPTGWIQDKEGNVSTNPNELKDGGALQPLGGETGSHKGYCLGSVVDIFSAVLSGANYGPWVPPFVAFLQPPADPVGQGIGHFFGAMRVDAFRPADEFKAHMDNWISTFRNARAVPGQQVLIPGDPERESSAKRLLDGIPLLDPVVKDLETVGQKFGLTL; translated from the coding sequence ATGACCTTTTCCTACAACCATCTTTTCGCCTTCACCGAAAACGTATTCCGCAGCATGGGCTGCCCGGAGGCCGACGCGACGCTGGCCACCGAAAGTCTGCTGGCCGCCGACCTACGCGGGGTAGACTCGCACGGCGTGGCCCGGCTGATTGGCTACGTGCGGCTCTGGGAAGCCGGCCGCATCAACCCCACCCCCCGTGTGGGCGTGACCTACGAAACGCCCAGCACGGCGGTGGTAGATGGCGACGGGGGATTAGGCCTGGTGGTAGCGCCCAAGGCGATGGAGGTAGCCATTGAGAAAGCCCGCGTGGCGGGTACCGGTTGGGTATCGGTGCGAAACTCCAACCATTTCGGCATTGCGGGCTACCACGCCATGAAGGCGCTGGCGCACGATATGATCGGCTTGGCCATGACCAACGCCTCGCCCTTAGTGGCCCCTACCCACTCCCTCGACCGTCTGTTGGGCACTAACCCCATTGCCGTAGCCATTCCGGCCGCCGAGCAGCCCGATTTTGTGGCAGACTTCGCTACTACCACGGCCGCCAACGGCAAGCTGGAAATCCTGCAACGTAAAAATCAACCAGCCCCCACCGGCTGGATTCAGGACAAGGAAGGCAACGTATCGACCAACCCGAATGAGTTGAAAGATGGCGGCGCCCTGCAGCCACTGGGCGGCGAAACTGGTTCGCACAAGGGGTATTGCCTGGGCAGCGTAGTCGATATTTTCTCGGCCGTGCTGAGTGGCGCCAACTACGGGCCGTGGGTGCCACCCTTCGTGGCGTTTCTGCAACCGCCCGCCGATCCGGTGGGGCAAGGCATCGGCCATTTCTTCGGGGCAATGCGCGTGGATGCCTTCCGCCCCGCCGACGAGTTCAAGGCCCACATGGACAACTGGATTTCCACTTTCCGCAACGCCCGCGCTGTGCCCGGCCAGCAAGTACTCATCCCCGGCGACCCAGAGCGCGAATCGTCGGCCAAGCGACTGCTGGATGGCATTCCGCTGCTCGATCCGGTGGTAAAAGACCTCGAAACGGTCGGCCAAAAGTTTGGGCTTACCCTGTAG
- a CDS encoding murein L,D-transpeptidase catalytic domain family protein: MEKPSVVHRQRLKRRAKRFTRRIMPFVAALFLATPVAAPVSKTLARTRTHQTLPTAEEMRATFLNQRFDKLYQAMNLEAQGLRFEVFEKAMTGYLNLKEADKLGGKDRLTVVDFSLPSTEKRLWVLDLDSKQVLFHTLVAHGHNSGENMATNFSNENESNMSSLGFYVTQAEYVGKHGRSLKLVGLDEGYNDNALKRAVVMHGADYVSEDFIRQNGRLGRSLGCPALPMDQYAQIIDAVGGQTCLFLNGNDASYSSHYLNQDIAAQALAAANTNTGQLI, translated from the coding sequence ATGGAAAAGCCGAGTGTAGTACATCGTCAGCGACTGAAGCGCCGGGCCAAGCGGTTCACGCGTCGTATCATGCCTTTTGTGGCCGCTCTGTTTCTGGCAACGCCGGTAGCAGCGCCCGTTAGCAAAACGCTGGCGCGCACCCGTACGCACCAGACCCTACCCACGGCCGAGGAGATGCGTGCTACCTTCCTCAACCAGCGGTTTGATAAACTTTATCAGGCCATGAACCTGGAAGCGCAAGGGTTGCGGTTTGAGGTGTTTGAGAAGGCCATGACAGGCTACCTCAACCTGAAAGAAGCCGACAAGCTGGGCGGAAAAGACCGTCTGACGGTAGTAGATTTCAGCTTGCCCTCCACCGAGAAGCGCCTGTGGGTATTAGACTTGGATAGCAAGCAGGTTCTTTTCCATACGCTAGTGGCGCACGGCCATAACTCTGGCGAAAACATGGCGACCAACTTTTCCAACGAGAACGAGTCGAACATGAGCAGCCTGGGTTTCTACGTGACGCAGGCCGAGTATGTGGGCAAACACGGCCGGTCCCTTAAATTGGTAGGCCTCGATGAAGGCTATAACGATAACGCCTTGAAACGCGCCGTCGTCATGCACGGTGCAGATTACGTGAGCGAAGACTTTATTCGGCAGAATGGCCGCTTGGGACGTAGCCTGGGGTGCCCGGCCCTACCCATGGACCAGTATGCTCAGATCATTGACGCGGTAGGCGGACAAACCTGCTTGTTCCTAAATGGCAATGATGCATCGTACAGTTCGCACTACCTCAACCAAGATATAGCAGCACAGGCACTGGCCGCGGCTAATACCAACACTGGTCAACTCATTTAG